A part of Legionella sainthelensi genomic DNA contains:
- the mgtA gene encoding magnesium-translocating P-type ATPase — MDLQSLITLDKQAVLTQLNSSLDGLTHLEVQKRQALSGFNEIAQRPYRLLILEAISHSTNPLVAILLIAAVVSAFTGNVVSSMIIIIMVIMSIGLDYFQSHRSLVAIKKLQRHIASTANVLRDQQWNEIPCRELVPGDIIRLIAGDLIPADALLLKAKDLHVQQAALTGESLPVEKEAIYENNTSQNIEDAPNAVFSGSSVVSGTATAIVVATGQDTQFGNIIKVFAKVAPHTEFEKGITRFGLFIMKVVFFLVIFVFAVNIYLKRSLLESLLFAVALAVGLTPELLPMITTVTLAAGAVHMARKKVIVKNLSAIQNFGSIDILCSDKTGTLTRGEMILEQHLDPFGNKSENVMLLAYLNSLFGTEIPNPFNLAVLKNINLNPLDAAILKHDHPDLQPYHKIDEIPFDFERRRSSVVVDKGGTHILIIKGAPEYVIRDCTHYHIENEIHLLDELWCQKIETTFLSLSKQGYRTLAVAYREIEPKSSYAASDEKGMVLAGFLAFFDPALKDTPEVIRKLFREGVTIKILTGDNDLVTQHVCQQVGIDSSQILTGDQLEHISDMALGEIAEKVNVFARISPMQKQRIISVLRGRGHVVGYIGDGINDVPSLHSADVGISVAGAVDVAREAADIILLKRHLSVLLSGILEGRKSFGNVMKYLMMGTSSNFGNMLSMAGAILLLPFLPMLPTQILLNNLLYDISQIVIPTDNVDLSFARKPKHWDITIIRKFMFYIGPISSIFDFITFFVMLKIFAATEPLFQTGWFVESLATQTLVVFVIRTAKSPWKSKPSTPLIIMVLFIVFFAAMLPFTPIAKFLGFVPLPPTYFLFLITATVTYLFLVEFIKKKLMWKWIAAK; from the coding sequence ATGGATTTGCAGTCGTTAATTACGTTGGATAAGCAAGCGGTACTCACTCAATTAAATAGTTCATTGGATGGTTTAACTCATTTAGAGGTACAAAAAAGGCAAGCGTTATCTGGATTTAATGAAATTGCTCAACGTCCTTATCGTCTCCTTATTTTAGAAGCAATTTCACATTCAACTAATCCGCTTGTTGCTATTTTGTTGATTGCAGCCGTGGTGTCGGCCTTTACTGGAAATGTTGTTAGTTCAATGATTATCATTATTATGGTTATAATGAGTATTGGCCTCGATTATTTCCAAAGCCATCGTTCACTTGTTGCCATCAAAAAGCTACAGCGACATATTGCTTCGACTGCAAATGTATTACGAGATCAACAATGGAACGAAATACCCTGTCGTGAATTAGTTCCAGGAGATATTATCCGTCTTATCGCTGGTGATTTGATACCCGCGGATGCTTTACTATTAAAAGCTAAAGATTTACATGTTCAACAAGCCGCTCTTACTGGCGAATCTTTGCCTGTAGAAAAAGAGGCGATTTATGAAAATAACACTTCTCAAAATATAGAAGATGCTCCAAATGCTGTTTTTTCAGGCTCGTCGGTAGTTAGCGGCACAGCAACAGCGATTGTAGTAGCAACCGGACAAGACACACAATTTGGCAATATCATAAAAGTATTTGCTAAAGTTGCGCCTCATACTGAGTTTGAAAAAGGCATTACACGCTTTGGTTTGTTCATCATGAAAGTAGTGTTCTTTCTTGTGATCTTTGTATTTGCCGTTAATATTTATCTGAAACGCTCTTTACTTGAATCACTCTTATTTGCTGTCGCTTTAGCAGTTGGACTTACACCCGAGTTATTGCCGATGATTACTACCGTGACTCTTGCGGCGGGGGCTGTGCATATGGCTAGAAAAAAAGTAATCGTCAAAAATTTGTCTGCAATACAGAACTTTGGGAGTATTGATATTCTGTGTAGCGATAAAACAGGAACTTTGACTCGTGGCGAAATGATTTTAGAACAACATTTAGATCCCTTTGGTAATAAATCAGAAAATGTAATGTTATTGGCTTATTTAAACAGTCTTTTTGGCACGGAAATCCCCAATCCATTTAATCTTGCTGTATTAAAAAATATCAATCTTAACCCTTTAGATGCTGCAATCTTAAAACACGATCATCCTGATCTGCAGCCTTACCATAAAATCGATGAAATTCCTTTTGATTTTGAACGTCGTCGCTCAAGCGTTGTAGTGGATAAAGGAGGAACTCATATTCTAATTATTAAAGGTGCGCCAGAATACGTAATACGAGATTGTACTCATTATCATATAGAGAATGAAATTCATCTACTGGATGAACTATGGTGTCAAAAAATTGAGACTACATTTTTATCTTTAAGTAAGCAGGGGTATCGAACTTTGGCTGTTGCTTATCGTGAAATAGAGCCCAAGTCTTCCTATGCTGCGAGCGATGAAAAGGGGATGGTGTTAGCTGGATTTCTTGCTTTTTTTGATCCAGCGCTTAAAGATACTCCTGAAGTGATCAGAAAATTATTTAGAGAAGGTGTCACGATAAAAATTTTAACGGGAGATAATGACTTAGTGACACAGCATGTGTGTCAACAAGTAGGAATCGATTCCAGTCAAATTTTGACCGGAGATCAATTAGAGCATATTAGTGATATGGCATTGGGCGAAATTGCAGAAAAAGTAAATGTATTTGCACGCATTTCTCCGATGCAAAAACAACGAATTATTAGTGTCCTTCGTGGACGTGGGCATGTAGTGGGTTATATTGGAGATGGAATTAATGATGTTCCTTCATTGCATAGCGCAGATGTAGGAATTTCAGTTGCCGGTGCTGTAGATGTAGCACGTGAGGCGGCTGATATTATTTTATTGAAACGTCATTTAAGCGTATTGCTAAGTGGAATTCTTGAGGGGAGAAAATCATTTGGGAACGTGATGAAATATCTTATGATGGGAACCAGCTCAAATTTTGGTAACATGTTAAGTATGGCAGGGGCAATTCTTCTTTTGCCATTTTTACCGATGTTACCCACGCAAATTCTTTTAAATAATCTTCTTTATGATATTTCTCAAATAGTGATTCCAACGGATAATGTAGATCTTAGCTTTGCACGTAAACCGAAACATTGGGATATAACAATTATCCGCAAGTTTATGTTTTACATAGGCCCTATAAGCTCTATTTTTGATTTTATAACTTTTTTTGTCATGCTGAAGATTTTTGCTGCAACAGAGCCTCTCTTTCAAACCGGTTGGTTTGTTGAGTCATTAGCGACTCAAACGTTGGTTGTGTTTGTAATTCGTACTGCGAAAAGTCCTTGGAAAAGTAAACCAAGCACTCCCTTAATCATCATGGTATTATTTATTGTTTTTTTTGCAGCGATGTTACCTTTTACTCCAATTGCGAAATTTTTGGGATTTGTTCCTTTACCGCCCACGTATTTTCTATTTCTTATCACGGCCACAGTAACTTATTTATTTTTAGTGGAATTCATTAAAAAGAAGCTCATGTGGAAATGGATTGCGGCCAAATAA
- a CDS encoding acyltransferase family protein, whose protein sequence is MKYRPDIDGLRAIAIILVLIYHGGLHFFPSGFIGVDVFFVISGFLITSIIHESLNNHSFSFLNFYNRRLWRLQPVFVCLLFLTMILTALFFLPDDLMQYSKSARKTSLFLSNLFFDKTTTGYFSPETHQLPLLHTWSLSIEWQCYLLLPCLIYGLYRFIPKKYLPVSVYTLTLIAFLYSLHNAKSLPAHTYYLLLSRIYEFLIGACIALIPAITLTLHRYLLNLLGGIALFSLFYIANLNPVLTGYPDELALAVCLATGVLIALGRFFPECFLTKLLSTKPIVFLGLLSYSLYIWHWVIFSLLRYQGIVETPFIQLFSYILTFVLAYVSWKYIEQPARHLRHTPLPYTLVYLVFIPILVIHLASYFVNINKGFPNRFDGELASIYQQLEQYESKLRPKCISDKQQEINWQCLVGSKKSDSKKALMIGDSFSNHYWGFMDVIGKNANITILMQGVSSCVTLPGIYLYDWWHFRNQIYQSCYELTQKYYQMIEKNHYDYVIIGQLWENYLSASVINHLGDKRSLALGQKRLETALDNAIATILRSGAKPVLIKATAQMQKNFHDCFFKHIKLRKPYNPAECNFNLLTTDQRLSQLFQKMKSKYPQLIILDPKKVQCIQEKCKADINGIPVYRDVGHITDYASYQLGTLYLQKFSNPLG, encoded by the coding sequence ATGAAATACCGTCCCGATATTGATGGGCTAAGAGCCATTGCTATTATACTGGTCCTAATTTATCACGGCGGCCTCCACTTTTTTCCTTCCGGATTTATAGGTGTTGATGTTTTTTTCGTTATATCTGGTTTTCTTATCACCAGTATTATTCATGAGTCACTCAATAATCATTCTTTTTCCTTTTTAAATTTTTACAATCGCCGGCTATGGCGATTACAACCTGTATTTGTTTGTTTACTCTTTTTGACAATGATATTAACTGCATTATTCTTTTTACCTGATGATTTAATGCAGTACAGCAAAAGCGCGCGTAAAACATCTCTATTTTTATCCAATTTATTTTTTGACAAAACCACTACGGGTTATTTTTCACCAGAGACACACCAGCTTCCGCTATTACACACCTGGTCTCTTTCCATAGAATGGCAATGTTACTTGCTTCTACCTTGCCTTATTTATGGTTTATATCGCTTTATACCTAAAAAATATTTGCCTGTTTCCGTATACACTCTTACTTTAATTGCTTTTCTCTATTCATTACATAATGCTAAATCCTTACCAGCTCATACCTATTATTTATTGCTAAGTAGAATCTATGAATTTTTAATTGGGGCGTGCATTGCGTTGATTCCAGCAATTACTCTTACATTGCATCGATATCTCTTAAATCTCCTTGGCGGTATTGCATTATTCTCGCTATTTTATATCGCAAATCTTAATCCAGTTTTAACCGGATACCCTGACGAACTTGCGCTTGCGGTGTGTCTTGCAACAGGAGTACTTATTGCTTTAGGAAGATTTTTTCCCGAGTGCTTTTTGACCAAATTACTTTCCACTAAACCTATAGTCTTTTTAGGATTATTATCTTACTCTCTATACATTTGGCATTGGGTTATTTTTTCACTCTTGAGATATCAAGGCATTGTAGAGACTCCTTTTATCCAACTTTTTTCCTATATACTTACCTTTGTATTAGCATACGTCTCTTGGAAATATATTGAACAACCTGCAAGACATTTAAGGCATACCCCTTTACCCTATACTTTGGTGTATTTGGTGTTTATTCCAATATTAGTTATTCATCTTGCTTCTTATTTTGTCAACATCAATAAGGGTTTCCCTAATCGCTTTGATGGCGAATTAGCTTCTATTTATCAACAACTCGAACAATACGAAAGTAAACTAAGACCTAAGTGCATCAGTGATAAGCAACAAGAAATCAATTGGCAATGTCTCGTTGGTTCTAAAAAAAGCGACAGTAAAAAAGCCTTAATGATTGGTGATTCCTTTTCCAATCATTATTGGGGATTTATGGATGTGATTGGAAAAAATGCAAACATCACCATATTAATGCAAGGCGTATCATCCTGCGTCACCTTACCAGGAATTTATCTTTATGACTGGTGGCATTTTAGAAATCAAATTTACCAATCCTGTTATGAACTCACACAAAAATATTATCAAATGATTGAAAAAAATCATTATGATTATGTGATTATTGGGCAACTATGGGAAAATTATTTATCTGCAAGTGTCATAAATCATTTAGGAGATAAACGTTCATTAGCATTAGGCCAAAAACGGCTAGAAACCGCATTAGATAATGCAATTGCAACAATTTTAAGATCCGGGGCAAAACCCGTATTAATTAAAGCGACAGCGCAGATGCAAAAGAACTTCCATGACTGTTTCTTTAAACATATAAAACTAAGAAAGCCTTATAATCCTGCTGAATGTAATTTTAATTTACTTACAACGGATCAAAGACTGAGCCAATTGTTTCAGAAAATGAAAAGTAAATACCCTCAACTAATCATTTTGGATCCTAAAAAAGTACAATGCATACAAGAAAAATGTAAAGCAGACATCAACGGGATCCCTGTTTATCGTGACGTAGGACATATAACTGATTATGCTTCATATCAGCTTGGCACCCTTTATTTGCAAAAATTTTCTAATCCATTGGGATAA